A section of the Nerophis ophidion isolate RoL-2023_Sa linkage group LG16, RoL_Noph_v1.0, whole genome shotgun sequence genome encodes:
- the usp4 gene encoding ubiquitin carboxyl-terminal hydrolase 4 isoform X1: protein MMAEGGGPDSGGAADSDLEPVATQMPSASTENQKQTIGSLVKTTLRKGDEWYLVDSRWFKQWKKYVGFDSWDMYNIGERSLYPGPIDNSGLFSDQETQVLKEHLIDELDYVLVPTEAWNKLVSWYSCLKGQIPIVRKVVEHGMFVKHCKVEVYLLELNLCENDNMDNVVTRHFSKADTIDTIEKEMRTLFNIPLEKETRLWNKYMSNTYEQLNKPDSTVQDAGLFQGQVLVIERKNDDGTWPRQASHSKCSTTPSRTFSTSPKLSSNTSASISSAVINGNSSCSPSYTLNNSASSGSRQEFGGYNSYSSSYNYRESQSQPGLCGLSNLGNTCFMNSALQCLSNASPLTDYFLNDHYEAEINRGNPLGMRGEIAEAYADLVKQMWLSRNSSVAPRTFKTQVGRFAPQFSGYQQQDSQELLAFLLDGLHEDLNRVKKKPYLAQRDAEGRPDEIVAKEAWKNHRLRNDSVIVDIFHGLFKSTLVCPDCSKVSVTFDPFCYLTLPLPMKKDRTMEVFLVRSDPQSRPTQYRVIVPKLGTVMDLCSALSRLCGFPLENMVVADVYNHRFHKIYRRDDGLNQIMEKDDIFVYEVQEEDSERMNLPVYFRERHSKQAGSSTSAMLFGQPLLITVPKQNLVADILYDRILQRIGRYVKRPQCTESESRASASATFASCSQVPVCSTSSRASASLGGCGSPLSDGPSCSASSNNGSNHSGPATETNGLYDGEEEAMDHQLSPEPENGQSEEETSDFENGTKRCEAKPRSLPAKLFTFSVVNSYGTANISALPSDGNILKLNSHSTVAIDWDSESKMCYDEQEAEAYEKHESMLQPPKKKATVALRECIELFTTMETLGEHDPWYCPTCKKHQQATKKFDLWSLPRILVVHLKRFSYNRCWRDKLDTVVDFPIRDLNMSEFLCDPKAGPHTYDLIAVSNHYGGMGGGHYTAFGKNKVDGKWYYFDDSSVSSSSEDQIVTKAAYVLFYQRREEEGSTTQTSTLLERAVDDHMDTN from the exons ATGATGGCGGAGGGAGGCGGACCCGACTCGGGTGGCGCGGCTGACTCCGATTTGGAGCCGGTTGCCACACAAATGCCTTCCGCGTCAACCGAAAACCAGAAACAGACCATCGGCTCCTTGGTAAAAACCACGCTGAGAAAGGGCGACGAATG GTACCTTGTGGACAGCCGCTGGTTTAAACAGTGGAAGAAATATGTGGGCTTCGACAGCTGGGACATGTACAACATAGGCGAGCGGAGCCTATATCCAGGACCTATTGATAACTCGGGGCTGTTCTCAG ACCAGGAAACGCAGGTGTTGAAAGAACACCTGATAGACGAGCTGGACTATGTCCTTGTCCCCACTGAGGCATGGAATAAGCTTGTCAGCTGGTACAGCTGCCTGAAGGGGCAAATACCTATCGTCAGAAAG GTTGTTGAACACGGCATGTTTGTTAAACACTGCAAAGTGGAAGTCTACCTGTTAGAGCTCAACCTGTGTGAGAATGATAACATGGACAATGTGGTCACACGCCATTTCAGTAAAGCTGACACTATTG ATACTATAGAGAAAGAGATGAGGACATTGTTCAATATTCCATTAGAGAAGGAGACAAGGCTGTGGAACAAGTACATGAGCAACACTTACGAGCAGCTGAACAAGCCAGATAGCACAGTCCAGGACGCTGGACTTTTCCAGGGGCAG GTGCTTGTAATCGAGCGTAAGAATGACGACGGGACGTGGCCCAGGCAAGCCTCCCATTccaa GTGCAGTACAACCCCATCCAGGACTTTCTCCACCTCCCCAAAATTGTCATCCAACACGTCGGCCAGTATCTCCTCGGCAGTCATCAATGGAAACAGCAGCTGTAGTCCTAGTTATACGCTTAACAACAGTGCCTCCTCTGGTAGCAGGCAAGA ATTTGGGGGCTATAATTCATACAGTTCGTCCTACAATTACAGAGAGTCGCAGTCCCAGCCTGGCCTGTGTGGTCTCAGTAATCTGGGCAACACATGCTTCATGAACTCTGCTCTCCAG TGCCTGAGCAACGCATCACCGCTTACAGATTATTTCCTCAACGACCATTACGAGGCGGAAATCAACCGAGGGAATCCACTAGGAATGAGGGGCGAGATTGCAGAGGCCTATGCTGACCTCGTGAAGCAGATGTGGCTCAGCCGTAACAGCTCTGTGGCTCCACGCACCTTCAAA ACCCAGGTCGGGCGTTTTGCTCCCCAGTTTTCAGGGTATCAGCAGCAGGACTCCCAAGAGCTGCTGGCCTTTTTGCTGGATGGGCTTCACGAAGATCTAAACCGCGTCAAAAAGAAGCCTTATCTTGCCCAAAGGGATGCAGAGGGCCGCCCTGATGAG ATTGTTGCGAAGGAAGCCTGGAAAAACCATCGCTTACGCAACGACTCAGTTATTGTTGATATCTTTCACGGCCTCTTTAAATCCACATTGGTTTGTCCAGATTGCTCCAAAGTGTCTGTGACTTTTGACCCCTTCTGCTACCTCACTCTGCCTCTGCCAATGAAGAAAGATAGAACTATGGAGGTCTTTCTTGTGCGATCAGACCCGCAGTCCAGACCCACACAG TATCGAGTCATTGTCCCAAAACTGGGTACGGTGATGGATTTATGCTCTGCCTTGTCCAGACTCTGTGGATTTCCTCTAGAAAAT ATGGTGGTGGCTGACGTTTATAATCACCGGTTTCATAAAATCTATAGACGGGATGATGGTCTCAATCAAATCATGGAGAAAGATGACATCTTTGT GTATGAAGTACAGGAGGAAGACAGCGAGAGGATGAACCTGCCTGTGTATTTCAGGGAGCGACATTCCAAACAGGCTGGAAGCTCCACAAGCGCCATGCTGTTTGGCCAGCCTCTTCTCATCACTGTGCCCAAACAAAACCTCGTTGCAGACATCCTTTACGACAGAATCCTTCAGAGGATCGG ACGCTATGTGAAACGCCCACAGTGCACGGAGAGTGAAAGCAGAGCCTCTGCTTCGGCCACCTTTGCCAGCTGTAGTCAAGTTCCTGTATGTTCCACATCATCAAGAGCCAGTGCTAGCTTGGGGGGCTGCGGTAGTCCACTGTCGGATGGGCCCTCTTGCAGTGCCAGCTCCAATAACGGCAGCAACCACTCTGGGCCTGCCACTGAAACGAACGGCCTCTATGATG GGGAGGAGGAGGCCATGGACCACCAGTTGAGTCCAGAGCCAGAAAATGGCCAGTCCGAAGAGGAGACCTCCGACTTTGAAAATGGGACGAAAAGGTGTGAGGCCAAGCCGCGCTCTTTACCGGCCAAGCTCTTCACGTTCAGCGTCGTCAACTCTTACGGAACAGCCAACATCAGCGCATTGCCTTCTGATGGCAACATCCTCAAACTTAATT CACATTCCACTGTGGCAATCGACTGGGACTCTGAGTCAAAGATGTGTTACGATGAACAGGAAGCTGAG GCCTATGAGAAGCACGAAAGTATGCTCCAGCCCCCAAAAAAGAAAGCCACAGTGGCTCTAAGAGAATGCATCGAGCTCTTCACAACCATGGAGACACTCGGTGAACACGATCCATG GTATTGTCCCACATGCAAGAAACACCAGCAGGCCACAAAAAAGTTTGACCTGTGGTCATTGCCTCGCATTCTGGTTGTTCACCTAAAGCGCTTCTCCTACAACAGATGCTGGAGGGACAAACTGGACACAGTGGTGGATTTTCCCATCAG GGATCTGAACATGTCTGAGTTTTTATGTGACCCCAAGGCTGGGCCTCACACGTACGACCTCATTGCCGTGTCCAACCATTATGGAGGCATGGGAGGCGGCCACT
- the usp4 gene encoding ubiquitin carboxyl-terminal hydrolase 4 isoform X2, which translates to MMAEGGGPDSGGAADSDLEPVATQMPSASTENQKQTIGSLVKTTLRKGDEWYLVDSRWFKQWKKYVGFDSWDMYNIGERSLYPGPIDNSGLFSDQETQVLKEHLIDELDYVLVPTEAWNKLVSWYSCLKGQIPIVRKVVEHGMFVKHCKVEVYLLELNLCENDNMDNVVTRHFSKADTIDTIEKEMRTLFNIPLEKETRLWNKYMSNTYEQLNKPDSTVQDAGLFQGQVLVIERKNDDGTWPRQASHSKCSTTPSRTFSTSPKLSSNTSASISSAVINGNSSCSPSYTLNNSASSGSRFGGYNSYSSSYNYRESQSQPGLCGLSNLGNTCFMNSALQCLSNASPLTDYFLNDHYEAEINRGNPLGMRGEIAEAYADLVKQMWLSRNSSVAPRTFKTQVGRFAPQFSGYQQQDSQELLAFLLDGLHEDLNRVKKKPYLAQRDAEGRPDEIVAKEAWKNHRLRNDSVIVDIFHGLFKSTLVCPDCSKVSVTFDPFCYLTLPLPMKKDRTMEVFLVRSDPQSRPTQYRVIVPKLGTVMDLCSALSRLCGFPLENMVVADVYNHRFHKIYRRDDGLNQIMEKDDIFVYEVQEEDSERMNLPVYFRERHSKQAGSSTSAMLFGQPLLITVPKQNLVADILYDRILQRIGRYVKRPQCTESESRASASATFASCSQVPVCSTSSRASASLGGCGSPLSDGPSCSASSNNGSNHSGPATETNGLYDGEEEAMDHQLSPEPENGQSEEETSDFENGTKRCEAKPRSLPAKLFTFSVVNSYGTANISALPSDGNILKLNSHSTVAIDWDSESKMCYDEQEAEAYEKHESMLQPPKKKATVALRECIELFTTMETLGEHDPWYCPTCKKHQQATKKFDLWSLPRILVVHLKRFSYNRCWRDKLDTVVDFPIRDLNMSEFLCDPKAGPHTYDLIAVSNHYGGMGGGHYTAFGKNKVDGKWYYFDDSSVSSSSEDQIVTKAAYVLFYQRREEEGSTTQTSTLLERAVDDHMDTN; encoded by the exons ATGATGGCGGAGGGAGGCGGACCCGACTCGGGTGGCGCGGCTGACTCCGATTTGGAGCCGGTTGCCACACAAATGCCTTCCGCGTCAACCGAAAACCAGAAACAGACCATCGGCTCCTTGGTAAAAACCACGCTGAGAAAGGGCGACGAATG GTACCTTGTGGACAGCCGCTGGTTTAAACAGTGGAAGAAATATGTGGGCTTCGACAGCTGGGACATGTACAACATAGGCGAGCGGAGCCTATATCCAGGACCTATTGATAACTCGGGGCTGTTCTCAG ACCAGGAAACGCAGGTGTTGAAAGAACACCTGATAGACGAGCTGGACTATGTCCTTGTCCCCACTGAGGCATGGAATAAGCTTGTCAGCTGGTACAGCTGCCTGAAGGGGCAAATACCTATCGTCAGAAAG GTTGTTGAACACGGCATGTTTGTTAAACACTGCAAAGTGGAAGTCTACCTGTTAGAGCTCAACCTGTGTGAGAATGATAACATGGACAATGTGGTCACACGCCATTTCAGTAAAGCTGACACTATTG ATACTATAGAGAAAGAGATGAGGACATTGTTCAATATTCCATTAGAGAAGGAGACAAGGCTGTGGAACAAGTACATGAGCAACACTTACGAGCAGCTGAACAAGCCAGATAGCACAGTCCAGGACGCTGGACTTTTCCAGGGGCAG GTGCTTGTAATCGAGCGTAAGAATGACGACGGGACGTGGCCCAGGCAAGCCTCCCATTccaa GTGCAGTACAACCCCATCCAGGACTTTCTCCACCTCCCCAAAATTGTCATCCAACACGTCGGCCAGTATCTCCTCGGCAGTCATCAATGGAAACAGCAGCTGTAGTCCTAGTTATACGCTTAACAACAGTGCCTCCTCTGGTAGCAG ATTTGGGGGCTATAATTCATACAGTTCGTCCTACAATTACAGAGAGTCGCAGTCCCAGCCTGGCCTGTGTGGTCTCAGTAATCTGGGCAACACATGCTTCATGAACTCTGCTCTCCAG TGCCTGAGCAACGCATCACCGCTTACAGATTATTTCCTCAACGACCATTACGAGGCGGAAATCAACCGAGGGAATCCACTAGGAATGAGGGGCGAGATTGCAGAGGCCTATGCTGACCTCGTGAAGCAGATGTGGCTCAGCCGTAACAGCTCTGTGGCTCCACGCACCTTCAAA ACCCAGGTCGGGCGTTTTGCTCCCCAGTTTTCAGGGTATCAGCAGCAGGACTCCCAAGAGCTGCTGGCCTTTTTGCTGGATGGGCTTCACGAAGATCTAAACCGCGTCAAAAAGAAGCCTTATCTTGCCCAAAGGGATGCAGAGGGCCGCCCTGATGAG ATTGTTGCGAAGGAAGCCTGGAAAAACCATCGCTTACGCAACGACTCAGTTATTGTTGATATCTTTCACGGCCTCTTTAAATCCACATTGGTTTGTCCAGATTGCTCCAAAGTGTCTGTGACTTTTGACCCCTTCTGCTACCTCACTCTGCCTCTGCCAATGAAGAAAGATAGAACTATGGAGGTCTTTCTTGTGCGATCAGACCCGCAGTCCAGACCCACACAG TATCGAGTCATTGTCCCAAAACTGGGTACGGTGATGGATTTATGCTCTGCCTTGTCCAGACTCTGTGGATTTCCTCTAGAAAAT ATGGTGGTGGCTGACGTTTATAATCACCGGTTTCATAAAATCTATAGACGGGATGATGGTCTCAATCAAATCATGGAGAAAGATGACATCTTTGT GTATGAAGTACAGGAGGAAGACAGCGAGAGGATGAACCTGCCTGTGTATTTCAGGGAGCGACATTCCAAACAGGCTGGAAGCTCCACAAGCGCCATGCTGTTTGGCCAGCCTCTTCTCATCACTGTGCCCAAACAAAACCTCGTTGCAGACATCCTTTACGACAGAATCCTTCAGAGGATCGG ACGCTATGTGAAACGCCCACAGTGCACGGAGAGTGAAAGCAGAGCCTCTGCTTCGGCCACCTTTGCCAGCTGTAGTCAAGTTCCTGTATGTTCCACATCATCAAGAGCCAGTGCTAGCTTGGGGGGCTGCGGTAGTCCACTGTCGGATGGGCCCTCTTGCAGTGCCAGCTCCAATAACGGCAGCAACCACTCTGGGCCTGCCACTGAAACGAACGGCCTCTATGATG GGGAGGAGGAGGCCATGGACCACCAGTTGAGTCCAGAGCCAGAAAATGGCCAGTCCGAAGAGGAGACCTCCGACTTTGAAAATGGGACGAAAAGGTGTGAGGCCAAGCCGCGCTCTTTACCGGCCAAGCTCTTCACGTTCAGCGTCGTCAACTCTTACGGAACAGCCAACATCAGCGCATTGCCTTCTGATGGCAACATCCTCAAACTTAATT CACATTCCACTGTGGCAATCGACTGGGACTCTGAGTCAAAGATGTGTTACGATGAACAGGAAGCTGAG GCCTATGAGAAGCACGAAAGTATGCTCCAGCCCCCAAAAAAGAAAGCCACAGTGGCTCTAAGAGAATGCATCGAGCTCTTCACAACCATGGAGACACTCGGTGAACACGATCCATG GTATTGTCCCACATGCAAGAAACACCAGCAGGCCACAAAAAAGTTTGACCTGTGGTCATTGCCTCGCATTCTGGTTGTTCACCTAAAGCGCTTCTCCTACAACAGATGCTGGAGGGACAAACTGGACACAGTGGTGGATTTTCCCATCAG GGATCTGAACATGTCTGAGTTTTTATGTGACCCCAAGGCTGGGCCTCACACGTACGACCTCATTGCCGTGTCCAACCATTATGGAGGCATGGGAGGCGGCCACT
- the usp4 gene encoding ubiquitin carboxyl-terminal hydrolase 4 isoform X3, with protein MMAEGGGPDSGGAADSDLEPVATQMPSASTENQKQTIGSLVKTTLRKGDEWYLVDSRWFKQWKKYVGFDSWDMYNIGERSLYPGPIDNSGLFSDQETQVLKEHLIDELDYVLVPTEAWNKLVSWYSCLKGQIPIVRKVVEHGMFVKHCKVEVYLLELNLCENDNMDNVVTRHFSKADTIDTIEKEMRTLFNIPLEKETRLWNKYMSNTYEQLNKPDSTVQDAGLFQGQVLVIERKNDDGTWPRQASHSKCSTTPSRTFSTSPKLSSNTSASISSAVINGNSSCSPSYTLNNSASSGSRQEESQSQPGLCGLSNLGNTCFMNSALQCLSNASPLTDYFLNDHYEAEINRGNPLGMRGEIAEAYADLVKQMWLSRNSSVAPRTFKTQVGRFAPQFSGYQQQDSQELLAFLLDGLHEDLNRVKKKPYLAQRDAEGRPDEIVAKEAWKNHRLRNDSVIVDIFHGLFKSTLVCPDCSKVSVTFDPFCYLTLPLPMKKDRTMEVFLVRSDPQSRPTQYRVIVPKLGTVMDLCSALSRLCGFPLENMVVADVYNHRFHKIYRRDDGLNQIMEKDDIFVYEVQEEDSERMNLPVYFRERHSKQAGSSTSAMLFGQPLLITVPKQNLVADILYDRILQRIGRYVKRPQCTESESRASASATFASCSQVPVCSTSSRASASLGGCGSPLSDGPSCSASSNNGSNHSGPATETNGLYDGEEEAMDHQLSPEPENGQSEEETSDFENGTKRCEAKPRSLPAKLFTFSVVNSYGTANISALPSDGNILKLNSHSTVAIDWDSESKMCYDEQEAEAYEKHESMLQPPKKKATVALRECIELFTTMETLGEHDPWYCPTCKKHQQATKKFDLWSLPRILVVHLKRFSYNRCWRDKLDTVVDFPIRDLNMSEFLCDPKAGPHTYDLIAVSNHYGGMGGGHYTAFGKNKVDGKWYYFDDSSVSSSSEDQIVTKAAYVLFYQRREEEGSTTQTSTLLERAVDDHMDTN; from the exons ATGATGGCGGAGGGAGGCGGACCCGACTCGGGTGGCGCGGCTGACTCCGATTTGGAGCCGGTTGCCACACAAATGCCTTCCGCGTCAACCGAAAACCAGAAACAGACCATCGGCTCCTTGGTAAAAACCACGCTGAGAAAGGGCGACGAATG GTACCTTGTGGACAGCCGCTGGTTTAAACAGTGGAAGAAATATGTGGGCTTCGACAGCTGGGACATGTACAACATAGGCGAGCGGAGCCTATATCCAGGACCTATTGATAACTCGGGGCTGTTCTCAG ACCAGGAAACGCAGGTGTTGAAAGAACACCTGATAGACGAGCTGGACTATGTCCTTGTCCCCACTGAGGCATGGAATAAGCTTGTCAGCTGGTACAGCTGCCTGAAGGGGCAAATACCTATCGTCAGAAAG GTTGTTGAACACGGCATGTTTGTTAAACACTGCAAAGTGGAAGTCTACCTGTTAGAGCTCAACCTGTGTGAGAATGATAACATGGACAATGTGGTCACACGCCATTTCAGTAAAGCTGACACTATTG ATACTATAGAGAAAGAGATGAGGACATTGTTCAATATTCCATTAGAGAAGGAGACAAGGCTGTGGAACAAGTACATGAGCAACACTTACGAGCAGCTGAACAAGCCAGATAGCACAGTCCAGGACGCTGGACTTTTCCAGGGGCAG GTGCTTGTAATCGAGCGTAAGAATGACGACGGGACGTGGCCCAGGCAAGCCTCCCATTccaa GTGCAGTACAACCCCATCCAGGACTTTCTCCACCTCCCCAAAATTGTCATCCAACACGTCGGCCAGTATCTCCTCGGCAGTCATCAATGGAAACAGCAGCTGTAGTCCTAGTTATACGCTTAACAACAGTGCCTCCTCTGGTAGCAGGCAAGA AGAGTCGCAGTCCCAGCCTGGCCTGTGTGGTCTCAGTAATCTGGGCAACACATGCTTCATGAACTCTGCTCTCCAG TGCCTGAGCAACGCATCACCGCTTACAGATTATTTCCTCAACGACCATTACGAGGCGGAAATCAACCGAGGGAATCCACTAGGAATGAGGGGCGAGATTGCAGAGGCCTATGCTGACCTCGTGAAGCAGATGTGGCTCAGCCGTAACAGCTCTGTGGCTCCACGCACCTTCAAA ACCCAGGTCGGGCGTTTTGCTCCCCAGTTTTCAGGGTATCAGCAGCAGGACTCCCAAGAGCTGCTGGCCTTTTTGCTGGATGGGCTTCACGAAGATCTAAACCGCGTCAAAAAGAAGCCTTATCTTGCCCAAAGGGATGCAGAGGGCCGCCCTGATGAG ATTGTTGCGAAGGAAGCCTGGAAAAACCATCGCTTACGCAACGACTCAGTTATTGTTGATATCTTTCACGGCCTCTTTAAATCCACATTGGTTTGTCCAGATTGCTCCAAAGTGTCTGTGACTTTTGACCCCTTCTGCTACCTCACTCTGCCTCTGCCAATGAAGAAAGATAGAACTATGGAGGTCTTTCTTGTGCGATCAGACCCGCAGTCCAGACCCACACAG TATCGAGTCATTGTCCCAAAACTGGGTACGGTGATGGATTTATGCTCTGCCTTGTCCAGACTCTGTGGATTTCCTCTAGAAAAT ATGGTGGTGGCTGACGTTTATAATCACCGGTTTCATAAAATCTATAGACGGGATGATGGTCTCAATCAAATCATGGAGAAAGATGACATCTTTGT GTATGAAGTACAGGAGGAAGACAGCGAGAGGATGAACCTGCCTGTGTATTTCAGGGAGCGACATTCCAAACAGGCTGGAAGCTCCACAAGCGCCATGCTGTTTGGCCAGCCTCTTCTCATCACTGTGCCCAAACAAAACCTCGTTGCAGACATCCTTTACGACAGAATCCTTCAGAGGATCGG ACGCTATGTGAAACGCCCACAGTGCACGGAGAGTGAAAGCAGAGCCTCTGCTTCGGCCACCTTTGCCAGCTGTAGTCAAGTTCCTGTATGTTCCACATCATCAAGAGCCAGTGCTAGCTTGGGGGGCTGCGGTAGTCCACTGTCGGATGGGCCCTCTTGCAGTGCCAGCTCCAATAACGGCAGCAACCACTCTGGGCCTGCCACTGAAACGAACGGCCTCTATGATG GGGAGGAGGAGGCCATGGACCACCAGTTGAGTCCAGAGCCAGAAAATGGCCAGTCCGAAGAGGAGACCTCCGACTTTGAAAATGGGACGAAAAGGTGTGAGGCCAAGCCGCGCTCTTTACCGGCCAAGCTCTTCACGTTCAGCGTCGTCAACTCTTACGGAACAGCCAACATCAGCGCATTGCCTTCTGATGGCAACATCCTCAAACTTAATT CACATTCCACTGTGGCAATCGACTGGGACTCTGAGTCAAAGATGTGTTACGATGAACAGGAAGCTGAG GCCTATGAGAAGCACGAAAGTATGCTCCAGCCCCCAAAAAAGAAAGCCACAGTGGCTCTAAGAGAATGCATCGAGCTCTTCACAACCATGGAGACACTCGGTGAACACGATCCATG GTATTGTCCCACATGCAAGAAACACCAGCAGGCCACAAAAAAGTTTGACCTGTGGTCATTGCCTCGCATTCTGGTTGTTCACCTAAAGCGCTTCTCCTACAACAGATGCTGGAGGGACAAACTGGACACAGTGGTGGATTTTCCCATCAG GGATCTGAACATGTCTGAGTTTTTATGTGACCCCAAGGCTGGGCCTCACACGTACGACCTCATTGCCGTGTCCAACCATTATGGAGGCATGGGAGGCGGCCACT